One Streptomyces sp. R28 DNA window includes the following coding sequences:
- a CDS encoding response regulator transcription factor — protein sequence MTTGSGTVLVVEDEESIADVLAIALRYHRFEVMVAGTVREALALAERTLPDAALLDVMLPDGDGRALGRELRELHPDLALVFLTARDSPAEIVGALGFGDDYITKPFNIDEVVARITAVLRRTRPADVLPQRPPLRYGDLELDETTYSVRRAGRTVELTPTEYALLRFLVRNGGRIVPKEQLLRHVWQYEHTPPESTVVETYISYLRRKLDALGPPVITTRRGVGYGLA from the coding sequence ATGACGACGGGTTCTGGCACCGTGCTGGTCGTGGAGGACGAGGAGAGCATCGCTGACGTCCTCGCCATCGCCCTGCGCTATCACCGCTTCGAGGTCATGGTCGCGGGCACGGTCCGCGAGGCGCTCGCCCTCGCCGAGCGCACCCTCCCCGACGCGGCGCTGCTCGACGTCATGCTGCCGGACGGGGACGGCCGCGCTCTCGGGCGTGAATTGCGCGAGCTGCACCCGGACTTGGCGCTCGTCTTCCTCACCGCCCGCGACTCGCCCGCCGAGATCGTCGGCGCCCTCGGCTTCGGCGACGACTACATCACCAAGCCGTTCAACATCGACGAGGTCGTCGCCCGCATCACTGCGGTGCTGCGCCGCACCCGCCCGGCCGACGTCCTCCCGCAGCGGCCGCCCCTGCGGTACGGCGACCTGGAGCTGGACGAGACGACCTACTCGGTGCGCCGCGCGGGCCGCACCGTCGAGCTCACCCCCACCGAGTACGCCCTGCTGCGCTTCCTGGTGCGCAACGGCGGCCGGATCGTGCCCAAGGAGCAACTCCTGCGCCACGTCTGGCAGTACGAGCACACCCCGCCGGAGTCAACCGTCGTGGAGACCTACATCAGCTATCTGCGGCGCAAGCTGGACGCCCTGGGACCACCGGTGATCACCACGCGGCGTGGCGTCGGATACGGGCTGGCATGA
- a CDS encoding MMPL family transporter: MARWCYRHRLVVLLLWLGALFGLGAASSAAGTNYANVFSLPNTDSATAYDLMEKAFPERAGDTDTVVWKVAGDEGASVRDESVRSRIEPALEEIGRMKGVGEVTDPYAAQGAAQISRDGRIAYAQITFTEQANGVPKELIEDVVDTAQAAERDGLQVELGGQAIARTQEPPQGTAEAVGILAAAVVLFLAFGSLFAMLLPIVVAIAGVGTGMIATMLMSHVADVPEVAPLLGSLIGLGVGIDYALFIVTRHRRGILRGMKPQEAAVTALNTSGRAVLFAGGTVCIALAGMLVMNMRFLDGVVIATSLTVVLSVLAAITLLPALLGLLGVRVLSRRQRRRLAAAGPEPAEANGLAARWSSYVQRRPRPLAALALVVMAVLAIPVLSLRLGATDQGNHQESTTTRQAYDLLAEGFGPGVNGPLQVVVEGDAPQGLVDAIRSAEGVAQVAAVPPAKGVTVIQVVPTTSPQSEQTDQLIDRLRDDVIPRSGAEAHVGGVTAVFKDFASVTGDRLPYFVATIIALGFLLLLVAFRSLVVPLTAALMNLIAAAASFGVLVAIFQWGWGTELIGVGKEGPITSFLPVIMLSLLFGLSMDYQVFLVSRMHEEWVHTRDNARAVRVGLAETSRVINSAALIMICVFSAFVLSGDMEGAMAGIGLAAAVALDAFILRTALVPAAMHMLGKSNWWLPDGLEKRLPHLAVEPKEEAPVAEEEPVVAGRASVVHGFVRTADGGPVEGAAVTLLTKGGRQLDRVTSLADGSYIVSVPAPGTYLLATAATSYGSRAGQVVLVDGPLVYDVELAEGEPAEDGVDAVN, translated from the coding sequence TTGGCACGGTGGTGCTATCGGCACCGGCTGGTGGTCCTGTTGCTGTGGTTGGGGGCGCTGTTCGGCCTGGGCGCGGCGAGTTCGGCCGCGGGCACGAACTACGCGAACGTCTTCTCCCTCCCGAACACGGACTCCGCGACCGCGTACGACCTGATGGAGAAGGCATTCCCGGAGCGCGCGGGCGACACCGACACGGTGGTGTGGAAGGTGGCCGGGGACGAAGGGGCATCCGTACGGGACGAGTCCGTGCGGTCCCGCATCGAGCCCGCGCTGGAGGAGATCGGGCGCATGAAGGGGGTCGGCGAGGTCACCGACCCGTACGCGGCCCAGGGAGCCGCGCAGATCAGCCGGGACGGGCGGATCGCGTACGCCCAGATCACCTTCACCGAGCAGGCGAACGGGGTCCCCAAGGAGCTGATCGAGGACGTCGTCGACACGGCTCAGGCCGCCGAACGCGACGGACTCCAGGTCGAGTTGGGCGGCCAGGCGATCGCCCGCACCCAGGAACCGCCGCAGGGCACGGCGGAGGCGGTCGGGATCCTCGCGGCGGCGGTGGTGCTGTTCCTCGCCTTCGGCTCGCTCTTCGCGATGCTGCTGCCGATCGTCGTGGCGATCGCGGGCGTCGGCACCGGCATGATCGCCACGATGCTGATGAGCCATGTCGCGGACGTGCCCGAAGTGGCCCCGCTGCTCGGCTCGTTGATCGGTCTCGGCGTCGGCATCGACTACGCCTTGTTCATCGTCACCCGGCACCGGCGCGGCATCCTGCGCGGCATGAAGCCGCAGGAGGCAGCCGTGACCGCCCTCAACACCTCCGGCCGCGCGGTGCTGTTCGCCGGCGGCACGGTGTGCATCGCACTCGCCGGGATGCTGGTGATGAACATGCGGTTCCTGGACGGGGTGGTCATCGCGACCTCGCTCACGGTCGTCCTGAGCGTGCTGGCCGCGATCACCCTGCTGCCCGCCCTCCTCGGCCTGCTCGGCGTACGGGTGCTCAGCCGCCGGCAGCGGCGCCGGCTCGCCGCGGCGGGACCGGAGCCGGCGGAGGCGAACGGACTGGCGGCGCGCTGGTCGTCGTACGTCCAAAGGCGCCCGCGCCCGCTCGCGGCGCTGGCCCTCGTCGTCATGGCGGTGCTCGCGATCCCCGTGCTGTCGCTCCGGCTCGGCGCCACGGACCAGGGCAACCACCAGGAGTCGACCACGACCCGGCAGGCCTACGACCTGCTCGCCGAGGGCTTCGGCCCCGGTGTCAACGGCCCGCTCCAGGTGGTCGTCGAGGGCGACGCACCGCAGGGCCTGGTCGACGCGATCCGGTCGGCCGAGGGCGTCGCCCAGGTGGCCGCCGTGCCGCCCGCGAAGGGCGTCACGGTGATCCAGGTCGTACCGACCACCTCCCCCCAGTCCGAGCAGACGGACCAGCTGATCGACCGACTGCGCGACGACGTGATCCCGCGGTCCGGCGCCGAGGCTCATGTCGGCGGGGTGACGGCGGTCTTCAAGGACTTCGCGTCGGTGACCGGCGACCGCCTGCCGTACTTCGTCGCGACGATCATCGCTCTCGGCTTCCTGCTCCTGCTGGTGGCCTTCCGCTCGCTGGTGGTCCCGCTGACGGCCGCGCTGATGAACCTCATCGCGGCCGCCGCGTCCTTCGGCGTCCTGGTGGCGATCTTCCAGTGGGGCTGGGGCACCGAGCTGATCGGCGTGGGCAAGGAGGGCCCGATCACCTCGTTCCTGCCGGTCATCATGTTGTCCCTGCTGTTCGGCCTCTCCATGGACTACCAGGTGTTCCTGGTGAGCCGGATGCACGAGGAGTGGGTGCACACGCGCGACAACGCGCGCGCCGTCCGTGTCGGCCTCGCGGAGACCAGCCGGGTCATCAACTCCGCCGCGTTGATCATGATCTGCGTGTTCAGCGCGTTCGTGCTGAGCGGCGACATGGAGGGCGCGATGGCGGGCATCGGCCTCGCGGCCGCCGTCGCCCTGGACGCCTTCATCCTGCGTACGGCGCTGGTGCCGGCCGCGATGCACATGCTCGGCAAGTCGAACTGGTGGCTGCCGGACGGGCTGGAGAAGCGGCTGCCGCATCTGGCGGTCGAGCCGAAGGAGGAGGCACCGGTGGCCGAGGAGGAGCCGGTCGTGGCGGGCCGGGCCTCGGTCGTCCACGGCTTCGTCCGCACCGCCGACGGCGGGCCGGTCGAGGGCGCGGCGGTGACGCTGCTGACGAAGGGCGGGCGTCAGCTG